Below is a genomic region from Actinomadura sp. NAK00032.
TGGTCGTGTTGAGGCTGGCGAGTTCGACGCAGGTGCCGCCCTCCTGGCTGGTGTAGCTGCTTTTGCGCCAGGTGGGGTGTGGGCTGTCCTTCATGGGTCCTCCGGCAGTGCGAGGTTGGTCCGCACTTGTATGTTGTGGTTTCAGGGGACGGATGGCGAGGGTTCGCTGTGCTGCTGAGCGGCCGAAAAAGCGGTAAAGCCCTCTCCGGAGGGGGAGCCGCTTAACGGTCCAGCGCCCGCGAGCCGTACGCCGGTGTCCTCAGTGTGTGGACGGTCGCTTCGTCGCCCGGAGGTCAGGGTTCGCTTACTGGCGGTCCACTGTGCAGTTGTACCTACATGACTGGCGTGCGCGCGGGGTGTACTCGTCCGGGCGCTTCGTCGCGCCGGTCCGGGCCGCCCGGCCCGTGGGGCGGGGACGAGTGGGAGGCGGTAGATCCCATGGAGACCGAACTCATCGTGGGAATGATCGGGGCTGTCGCCACGGTTTCCGGCGCCGTCATCCAGCGGAGCTGGCACTGGCGCGGCAACCGGGTTCCGCATGGGGGCGAGGCGACGGAGTTCGGACGTTTCCGGGAGGACGCGTCCTTCAGCGTCGACGAGGTCGTCAAGGTCCTCGACCTGCGCCGGTCGCCCGGCGAGCCGGGGGTGACGGTTCTCACCGACACCTATCTCGTGCGCCGGAACGCCGAGAAGGGCAACGGGCTCGTCTCCTTCTACGGGACGAGCGGCACGCTGGAGGCGCGGTGCGTCTCCCATCCCGGCGCCGGGCACGAGTTCGGCCCGATCGAGTCGCAGCACATGCCGGTCAACTGCGCGATGGGCGTCGACCTGCGCGGGCTCGCGATGGACGCCGTGGTGCGCGTCATCAACGAGGTGACCTTCACGGGGGCCTACGACCGGGTGCCTCTGGAGAACTTCGAGACCCACATCGACCGTCCGACCCTGGCGCTCGTCTTCGTCCTCCTGCTGCCCGAGCGGCACCCGGCCGACGACATCACCGGGTTCGTGCAGACCGGGCGGAGGACGGAGAAGAAGACCGACCGGGAGAACGGCCCGATCCTGGTGAGCGGAGGTACCGTCGCCCACTGGCGGATCGTTCCGGACAAGGGCCGCTGGCTTCCCGCCGAGGCCCGGTACCGCGTCGAGTGGCATTGGCGGCCGGCGACCGGCGGCGGCCGCGAGCTCCACAGGGCCGCCGCCGATGAGGAGATGTGAACGCCCGCGAACGCGAGGAGAGAGATGGCCGGCCCCATTGGACTGGACGCGATTCCCGGCGAGGTCGGCCACTGGAAACCCGCCAGGACATACCCCGACCTCTATCCCGGCGATTGTCCCGACCACGACTACGTCCTGCTGAACGACCGGGTCCATCCGTTGGGCCATGAGGGCGGCGCCACGTTCTCGGTTCCCGGACATGACACGGAGCTGGACGCGCTCCTGACGGCGCGCGGGCTTCCCCGCCTGGAAGAACGCGTGGCGGTGCTCGCCTACGGCGCGAACCGGAACCCCGCTACCCTGCGCATCAAGCATGACAATTACGGATACCGCTCGCCGAACGGCGTCGATCTGTGCGTCCCGGTCCTTCGCGCCACGCTCGCGGACGCCGATGTGGCGGGCTGCGGAATCCACGGCCAGGGGTATCTCTACGGCGAACTGCTCCTGCACACCGAGTACTGCCGTGGCACGACGCTGGAGGCGCGTGTCTGCATGGTCGACCCCGACCAACTCCGCGTCCTGAACGACAGTGAAGGGATCAGGCAGGGCGACTACAGGCTCGCCCGGATCCCCGGTGTCCGGATGGCGGCCCTGAACGAGCCCATCACGGCGGTCGGCTACGTCGCCGGCGCCCGCACCTGGGTCTCACCCGTCCTCGGCGCGCCCCTCGGGTTCGCGTCCGTACCGGCCTCGGGGCGCCGCTACCCGTCGATGACCGCGACCCAGGGCCTGGACCACGTCCTCGGGACGCTCGGGCTGCGCGCCGACGTCGCCCGCATCACCGGGCTGGACGACGACGACCGGCTCGCCGCCGACTTCGCGAAGTACCTGAACGGCCAATGGTGGTACTCCCTCAACACCGGGCGGCGGGCCATTCCGGGCTACGACCGGGTCCTCGCCCTCCTACGCGCCCGGATGAGCGAGAGCCAACTGCCCGTCCGCACCCTGGACCACCTCGCCGAACTCGGCGGGGTCCTCGACGCGGAAGCCGCCTACACGCCCGGCCGCTCCCTGGCCTGGCCGACCACCCCCGCCTGACCACGGACGAGTTGAGCGGGCGGGCAGATCGGCCCTCGCATCTGGCCTCCCAGCCCGGACGCGCCGCCCCATGTGTCCGGGGTGCGCTCGGTCCTCGCTCTTAGCGGTCGAGTTCGCCGGTCTTGATGCGGTTGAGGAGTTCGGTCACGGCGTCCCGTCCGAAGTGGAGGACGGGCCCGTCCGGGTCGGTGCTGTCGCGGATGCCGAGAGTGGCTTCCAGATCCGCCGTCTCGACGCACTGACCGCCCTCTTGGGTGCTGTAGCTGCTCTTGCGCCAGGTGGTGCGTGCTCCGTTCTTCATAGGTCGTCCTCCGGTAGTGGTGAGGCTGGTCCGCACCTAGATGCTGTGCCTTCGGGGGACGGATGGCGAGGGTTCGCTGTGTCACTGAGTGGCCGAAAAAGTGGAAAAGCCCCCTCCGGAGAGGGGGCCTTGCTTGCAGGGGGCGGCTAGCGGTCGAGTTCGCCGGACTTGATGCGGTTGAGCAGCCCGGTCACGGCGTCCCGTCCAAAGTGGAGGACGGGCCCGTCCGGGTCGGTGCTGTCCCGAACGCCCGTGGTCGTGTCGAGGTTGGCGAGTTCGACGCAGGTGCCGCCTTCCTGGCTGCTGTAGCTGCTCTTGCGCCATGTGACGCGCTTGACGTCTTTCACAAGCCCTCCATCACCTCTCGGATCAGAGCTTCCGAGGCCACGTCGGTCAGTGCCGAGTTGCTGATCAAGTCCCACAATCGCCGGAGCTCCTTGACATGAGAGCTTAGTTCGATCACCCGACCTGTGCCGCCTGCGCCTTCCACAAAGGCGATTTCCGGCTCGTCCTCCAGGCTGAACAGCGTGAACCCCGCTGCGGGAAAGACCTGAGCGTCGCCTGGCACGACCAGGACGTTGATGTTGGGTTCCTTGGAGAGTTCCAGAACCTGAGCGAGCTGCGCTCTGGTGGTCTCCCTGTCTCCCACGATCTTCCGGACTACCGTTTCCAGCATGATGATGACCACCCACGGCGGTCGTTCTCGACGCAGTATCTCTTGGCGGTTCATTCGCGCGGCGACCGCCGGATCGATGGCATTTGCGTGCTGACCTGGGCTGAGCACCGCCCGTGCGTACTCCTCGGTTTGAAGGAGTCCCGTGATGACTACCGGCTCGTAGACGCGGACTGCGTTGGCGGTGCTCTCCAGGTCGGCGTAGGGGCGGAAGAAGGTTGGGATGCCCTCCTTGACGGCGAGGGGCTGGAGCTCCTGGAACTGCTCGTCGGTGCCGAAGTGGGTGTCGAGGAGTTCGGCGAGCTGCGGGGACGGGGCCTGGGCGGCGGTCTCGACCTTCGAGATCGTGTCGTGGGAGTAGCCGACCGCCTCCGCGAGCTGGGCTTGGGAAAGTCCGGCTTTGTCCCGAAGCTTGCGGAGCTTTGCCCCGAAAAGTGCGGCCGTCGACTCGGTCGGGTCGAGTCGCTTCCGATTCACCATGAGTTACCCCCGGGAAGTATCGAGTTGGGTAAAGCTCGTCCCACTTCCGACCATAACTGAAAGCTCCCACGATGTGTAGCGAATTGCACACGGCGAGCGATGGGAGTGGTGGGAGAAATGATCTTCGGGCGGGATCTGCGGAGGGGTGAGTTCGACAAAACGGACTGTTTGGTTCGAGTGGAAAGGACGGCGGTCGGGCCTTGGGTGATGCGGCGGGGGTTTCTGGCGGAGCCCGAGGTCGTCCAGGAGGGGCGGCTGATCGTCGAGTCGCAGGCGCTCCAGTGGGGAGTGGCGGAGGAGACCGTGCAGAACGCCGTCCTGGTGGCTTCTGAGCTGCTCACCAACGCCGTGCGCGCCACGCGCCACCGGCCCGTGTCGTTGCGGCTGGCGCTGGCCGAGGACGGCCTTCGGGTGGAGGTCTGGGACACCTCGCCGGTCCATCCGAAGGGGGCGGCGCCCGACCTCTCGATGCCGGAAACGCCCGTGCCCGACGATGCTCCCGACCCCGGCGGCTGGGGCTTGGGCATTGTCGAATACCTCTCCGAGGAGCACGGGGTCCGGGCGGAGTTCGAGGGGAAGACCGTGTGGGCGCGGCTGAAAACCCAGTTCCGCTAGCCCGTGTGAAAGTGAGCTTCGCCCGGGCCGGGGAAGAGGGGCGGTGTGGGGGACTGGTTCACGCGGGAGATCGCGGACACGGGGCGGCTCCGGCTGTTCTGCTTCCTGCTGGCGTTCATCGCCGGATTCCTGTTCATCCGCTTCAGCGTGCGGATGATCCGGCGGCAGGTGCGGTGGTGGCCCGGCAACGTCACGCCGGGCGGTCAGCACATCCACCATGTGGTGTTCGGCCTGGTGTTCATGTGCGTGGGCGGGGTGAGCGGGCTCGTCGTCCAGGACGACTCGTCCGGGCTCGCGGTGGCCGCCGCCTCCGTGTTCGGGGTCGGGACGGCGCTGGTCCTGGACGAGTTCGCGCTCGTCCTGCACCTGGAGGACGTCTACTGGAGCGAGCAGGGCCGCCTATCGGTCGAGGTCGTGTTCATCACGATCGCGCTGTGCGGCCTCCTGCTGCTCGGCCTGAAGCCCTTGGGCGTGAGCGACGTGGCGGGGGACGGGATATGGGTGATCGTCGCCGTCATCGTGCTCGACCTGTGCGTGGCCGTGGTCGCGCTGCTCAAGGGCAAGGTCTGGACGGGCCTCATCGGCGTGTTCGTCGGCGTCGTCGGGCTGGTCGGGGCCGTCCGGCTGGCCCGGCCGGATTCGCCGTGGGCGCGCCGGAGGTACCGGCCGGGGTCGCGTAAGGAGCGGCGGGCGCAGGTGCGCGAACGCCGCTACCGGCGGCCCGTGCAGCGGCTCGGCGACTGGCTGAGCGATGTCATCGCCGGACGTCCGTCCATCAGTGCGGGTACTGGCGGGGCGGACGAGGACGGATCTCGTACCGGAAAGTCTCGACGACCGAGCTGATCTGGCGCATGAGCCGGGTGTCCTCAAGGCGGTCGAGGTAGAGGGAGCGGCGGGCCAGTCCGTCCAGGTCGACGGCGAAGTACATCGCCATCAGCGGATTGATGAACAGTTCGCTGCCGCGCGTCCGGTCGGTGGAGTGGACGTCGCCGAACCGGCCCTGGACGGCGGCGGCGATCGAGCCGTTCACGATGCTCGGGCGCGCGGGCGTCGCCGCCCGCGCGTACTCGACCGCGTCCAGGTAGAGCGCCGCCTCGCGGCTGTCGCGGGGGATGGACAGGGCGCCCAGGTAGGAGCCGTCCGCGGTCAGGGCGGCCAGGTTCTCCAGGACGTCGGTGTGGTTCACGCCGTGGTAGGCGTCCACGCCGAAGCCCAGGGAGACGACGATCTTCTCGGGGACGTCTAGGCCGTGCACGGCGGCGAGGCTCGCCATGTCCTCCTCTGGGGTGCCCAGGCCGGCCTCGTCGCCGCGCATGAAGATGTCCGTGCCGCCGTCCACGAGGACGATCGCGTCCAGGCCGAGGTGGTCGACCAGGTACCGGTACGCCGCGCGGAGCGGCTGGACGCCGACCTTCGGGAACGCGTAGACGGTG
It encodes:
- a CDS encoding DUF397 domain-containing protein, which produces MKNGARTTWRKSSYSTQEGGQCVETADLEATLGIRDSTDPDGPVLHFGRDAVTELLNRIKTGELDR
- a CDS encoding DUF397 domain-containing protein, giving the protein MKDVKRVTWRKSSYSSQEGGTCVELANLDTTTGVRDSTDPDGPVLHFGRDAVTGLLNRIKSGELDR
- a CDS encoding helix-turn-helix transcriptional regulator, with amino-acid sequence MVNRKRLDPTESTAALFGAKLRKLRDKAGLSQAQLAEAVGYSHDTISKVETAAQAPSPQLAELLDTHFGTDEQFQELQPLAVKEGIPTFFRPYADLESTANAVRVYEPVVITGLLQTEEYARAVLSPGQHANAIDPAVAARMNRQEILRRERPPWVVIIMLETVVRKIVGDRETTRAQLAQVLELSKEPNINVLVVPGDAQVFPAAGFTLFSLEDEPEIAFVEGAGGTGRVIELSSHVKELRRLWDLISNSALTDVASEALIREVMEGL
- a CDS encoding ATP-binding protein, whose translation is MRRGFLAEPEVVQEGRLIVESQALQWGVAEETVQNAVLVASELLTNAVRATRHRPVSLRLALAEDGLRVEVWDTSPVHPKGAAPDLSMPETPVPDDAPDPGGWGLGIVEYLSEEHGVRAEFEGKTVWARLKTQFR
- a CDS encoding DUF1152 domain-containing protein, with protein sequence MLYRHGVFSLQEPPLFARLKKARSVLVAGAGGGFDVYAGLPLALALMEDGKDVHLANLSFSALYGLPSETWLEADVAAVTPATPSRDDYFPEGALARWLDLHGLPSTVYAFPKVGVQPLRAAYRYLVDHLGLDAIVLVDGGTDIFMRGDEAGLGTPEEDMASLAAVHGLDVPEKIVVSLGFGVDAYHGVNHTDVLENLAALTADGSYLGALSIPRDSREAALYLDAVEYARAATPARPSIVNGSIAAAVQGRFGDVHSTDRTRGSELFINPLMAMYFAVDLDGLARRSLYLDRLEDTRLMRQISSVVETFRYEIRPRPPRQYPH